Proteins from a single region of Synergistota bacterium:
- a CDS encoding amidohydrolase produces the protein MRRRFHMYPELKFEEKETSKIVKKELEKFGYETYTIAETGVIGILKGSGNKMVALRADMDALALEEENDVPYRSKIPGKMHACGHDAHTAMLLGAAKILSEIRDSLGGNVKLIFQPAEEGGCGSQKIIEEGGLKGVNAIFGIHVWADLPSGTIATRKGPMMASSDGFLIEIRGKGGHVALPHLTKDPTVPAADIYNALQKIVSRYTNPFSSVVIAAPVVESSHAYNVTPSRIVMQGTLRTFDMEIRNAVMERLKRVVEKYSEAWDCEGKVSLFRAPYPPTVNTSELAEFIMDTAREISEVAEAQMVLVSEDFSYYLQEIPGAFAFLGIKNEGKNIIYPHHHPRFDVDEDVLWKGVALYVLLAYGYLRGSF, from the coding sequence ATGAGAAGAAGGTTTCACATGTACCCGGAGCTTAAGTTTGAGGAAAAGGAGACATCAAAGATCGTCAAGAAAGAGCTTGAGAAATTCGGTTATGAAACTTATACGATCGCCGAAACCGGCGTTATAGGTATATTGAAAGGTAGCGGAAATAAGATGGTTGCTTTAAGAGCTGATATGGATGCTTTGGCGCTCGAGGAAGAGAACGATGTTCCCTACAGGTCTAAGATTCCGGGCAAGATGCATGCTTGTGGTCATGATGCTCATACGGCTATGCTTCTTGGGGCGGCAAAAATACTTTCAGAAATTAGGGATAGCCTTGGGGGTAATGTCAAGCTTATCTTTCAACCTGCAGAGGAGGGTGGATGTGGTTCTCAAAAAATTATAGAAGAAGGTGGATTGAAAGGTGTGAATGCTATATTTGGCATTCATGTGTGGGCTGATCTGCCTTCTGGAACCATAGCCACAAGGAAAGGGCCCATGATGGCGTCTTCAGATGGTTTCCTCATAGAGATAAGAGGAAAAGGGGGACATGTGGCTCTTCCTCATCTTACTAAGGATCCTACCGTTCCGGCTGCCGATATATATAACGCTCTTCAAAAGATAGTCTCAAGATATACGAACCCTTTTTCTTCTGTTGTTATAGCCGCTCCTGTTGTGGAAAGTAGCCATGCTTATAACGTTACTCCAAGCAGAATAGTTATGCAGGGAACCTTAAGAACCTTTGATATGGAGATTAGAAATGCGGTTATGGAGAGGCTCAAACGCGTTGTTGAGAAGTATTCGGAAGCGTGGGATTGTGAGGGAAAGGTTTCCTTGTTTAGGGCTCCATATCCTCCAACCGTTAACACATCTGAATTGGCGGAATTTATTATGGATACAGCGAGAGAAATTAGCGAGGTGGCTGAGGCTCAGATGGTTCTGGTTTCTGAGGATTTCTCATATTACCTTCAGGAAATCCCGGGAGCTTTTGCTTTCCTTGGAATTAAAAATGAGGGAAAGAATATAATC
- a CDS encoding TRAP transporter permease codes for MERKLRRLSGKVAFWAFALGVFTSLVHLWMNSIGLTIIIKRNIIHVGLLMALAFLYYPATSKSPEDRPTLLDWGLSLWSLWVAIYFSINYERMLRELLNPNFLDYVYGMSLMLLVIEASRRVVGLPLTIFATFFLLYAYFGPYFPEPFSHQGYNLRRIMIRMTMTNEGIPGIAVMVSSSYVFIFVLFSSFLKASGASKFFNDLASAMVGTKRGGPAKISIIASALTGTISGSSQANVVTTGSFTIPLMIGTGYKPYFAGAVEAIASTGGIITPPIMGAAAFIMSSFLGIPYIKIMYAGFVPALLYYFTLYNMVDLGAAKWGLEGIPREKLPKIGKVLKERGHMMVPLVFLIGALIMGFSPIISALMGLGLIIVLGAIRRDTRLSLRDILGALNEGAVGAISIGVVCAIVGYVIGVVGMTGLGQEIGYNIVNFSGGHLWLTLVLCMITAIILGMGLPAAACYIITVTVAAPALIMIGVNNLVAHFFAFYFGTMSAVVPPVALTSYTAAAIARANPTKVAFTGLGLGIAGFIIPYMYAYNPVLLLVNFSWGAFLWAISSALVALYSMAIAVIGMLKRELLVYERILFAVAALLLIPDILLSRFLGFVIFGILYFINWRTARASLDERGKES; via the coding sequence ATGGAGAGAAAGTTGCGACGATTGAGCGGGAAAGTAGCTTTTTGGGCATTTGCCCTCGGCGTTTTTACTTCTCTTGTTCATCTCTGGATGAATAGCATAGGCTTGACGATCATTATTAAGCGAAATATTATACATGTTGGTTTGCTAATGGCGCTTGCCTTTTTGTATTATCCAGCTACCTCGAAGTCTCCCGAGGATAGACCTACTCTTTTGGATTGGGGTTTATCTCTTTGGTCCCTTTGGGTTGCTATTTACTTCTCAATCAATTATGAGAGGATGCTTAGAGAGCTTCTTAATCCGAATTTTTTGGATTATGTTTACGGCATGAGTCTTATGCTTCTCGTTATAGAGGCGTCGCGCCGTGTTGTGGGACTGCCTCTGACCATCTTTGCGACATTTTTCCTGCTTTATGCTTACTTTGGTCCTTATTTTCCGGAGCCATTTTCACATCAGGGCTATAACTTAAGAAGGATAATGATTCGCATGACCATGACTAATGAAGGAATACCGGGTATAGCGGTTATGGTTTCTTCCTCATATGTGTTTATTTTCGTTCTGTTTTCGAGTTTTCTTAAGGCAAGTGGAGCTTCCAAATTTTTCAATGATCTCGCATCGGCTATGGTGGGAACTAAGAGAGGAGGGCCTGCGAAAATATCCATAATAGCGAGTGCTTTAACTGGGACAATTAGCGGAAGCTCACAGGCAAATGTCGTTACAACGGGAAGTTTTACAATCCCTCTGATGATAGGAACCGGTTACAAGCCGTATTTCGCCGGGGCGGTGGAGGCAATTGCCTCTACAGGGGGGATTATCACTCCGCCGATAATGGGTGCTGCTGCTTTTATAATGAGTTCTTTTCTTGGTATTCCCTATATAAAGATCATGTACGCTGGTTTTGTTCCAGCGCTTCTGTACTATTTCACGCTTTATAATATGGTTGACCTTGGTGCAGCCAAATGGGGGCTTGAGGGGATACCTCGCGAAAAGCTTCCCAAGATAGGGAAGGTTCTAAAGGAAAGAGGGCATATGATGGTTCCACTTGTTTTTCTGATAGGCGCTTTAATAATGGGTTTTAGTCCTATTATTAGTGCGCTTATGGGATTAGGGCTTATCATAGTTCTCGGAGCGATTCGTAGGGATACGAGGCTTTCTTTAAGGGATATACTTGGAGCTTTGAATGAGGGTGCGGTGGGTGCTATATCCATAGGGGTAGTTTGTGCTATAGTGGGGTATGTGATAGGCGTGGTAGGTATGACTGGCCTTGGGCAAGAGATTGGATATAACATCGTAAATTTCTCTGGGGGACATCTCTGGCTTACGCTTGTTTTATGCATGATAACCGCTATTATACTTGGTATGGGTTTGCCCGCTGCAGCCTGCTACATAATAACGGTTACGGTGGCTGCTCCCGCTCTTATTATGATAGGTGTGAATAACCTCGTTGCCCACTTTTTCGCGTTTTATTTTGGGACGATGTCTGCTGTGGTTCCTCCGGTTGCTCTCACATCCTATACTGCTGCTGCTATAGCGAGGGCTAATCCAACTAAGGTTGCCTTTACGGGACTTGGCTTGGGTATAGCTGGTTTTATAATACCATATATGTATGCCTATAATCCGGTGCTTTTACTCGTTAACTTCTCGTGGGGAGCGTTTCTTTGGGCGATTTCAAGCGCTCTTGTGGCTTTATACTCGATGGCAATTGCGGTTATAGGAATGCTAAAGAGAGAATTGCTTGTCTATGAGAGGATTCTCTTTGCCGTAGCAGCTCTCCTTCTCATACCAGATATTCTGCTTTCGAGATTTTTGGGCTTTGTGATATTTGGTATCCTCTACTTCATAAACTGGAGGACTGCAAGGGCTTCACTTGATGAAAGGGGGAAGGAATCTTGA